A window of the Desulfovibrio sp. UIB00 genome harbors these coding sequences:
- the lgt gene encoding prolipoprotein diacylglyceryl transferase, which translates to MNLAQIDPVALSIGSLQLRWYGLMYLAGFGLGWALGRWRASRPGSGWTAPDVDDLLTCVMIGIILGGRIGYVLFYDLPVYISDPMEILRIWNGGMSFHGGLLGVLGAFWYFARSRGRSFLEVSDFIAPLVPQGLFFGRLGNFINGELWGKVSDVPWAIVFPGAGPNPRHPSQLYEAALEGLVLFFMVWIFSSRPRKTGAVSGLFALGYGVFRFAVEFVRMPDVQLGYLAFGWLTMGQLLCVPLILAGLWLLCRKAPVLAPHVPPVENKPRPGGKSSKGRKK; encoded by the coding sequence ATGAACCTCGCTCAAATCGACCCCGTAGCCCTTTCCATCGGCAGCCTGCAATTGCGCTGGTACGGGCTTATGTATCTGGCGGGCTTTGGCCTTGGTTGGGCACTGGGCCGCTGGCGCGCCTCGCGGCCCGGCTCCGGCTGGACTGCCCCCGATGTGGACGACCTGCTGACCTGCGTGATGATCGGCATCATCCTGGGCGGCAGAATCGGTTACGTGCTGTTTTATGATCTGCCTGTCTACATCAGCGATCCCATGGAGATTCTGCGCATCTGGAACGGCGGCATGTCCTTTCATGGCGGGCTGCTGGGTGTACTCGGCGCATTCTGGTATTTTGCCCGCTCGCGGGGCAGGTCGTTTCTGGAAGTATCAGACTTCATCGCCCCACTGGTGCCGCAAGGACTCTTTTTCGGGCGGCTCGGCAACTTTATCAACGGCGAGTTGTGGGGCAAGGTCAGCGACGTGCCGTGGGCCATTGTGTTTCCCGGTGCCGGGCCTAATCCGCGCCATCCATCGCAGCTTTACGAGGCTGCGCTTGAAGGGCTGGTGCTCTTTTTCATGGTTTGGATTTTTTCGTCCAGACCGCGAAAGACGGGCGCGGTCTCCGGCCTGTTCGCACTGGGCTACGGCGTGTTCCGCTTTGCCGTGGAATTTGTGCGCATGCCTGACGTGCAGCTTGGCTATCTGGCCTTTGGCTGGCTGACCATGGGCCAACTACTCTGCGTACCGCTCATACTGGCTGGCCTGTGGCTGCTGTGCCGCAAGGCCCCGGTGCTTGCACCCCATGTGCCCCCTGTGGAGAACAAGCCCCGCCCCGGCGGCAAATCATCCAAGGGACGCAAGAAATAA
- a CDS encoding phosphatidylglycerophosphatase A gives MSFFDKLILSFCRLGVAGLDPKAPGTWGTAIACLLAPYIFLPLSLPWRAVLLVVIFVVGGLASTRAEHLLERKDPGEVVIDELVGVWLVLLPFESPSFWLVLAAFAFFRLFDICKPWPVRASENWLPAGFGIMIDDVVAGVWALLCVALLRVMGLV, from the coding sequence ATGAGTTTTTTTGACAAGCTGATTCTGTCGTTTTGTCGTCTGGGCGTTGCCGGGCTTGACCCCAAGGCTCCCGGCACGTGGGGCACGGCCATCGCCTGCCTGCTCGCGCCGTATATTTTTCTGCCTCTGTCCCTGCCGTGGCGGGCTGTGCTGCTGGTCGTGATTTTTGTGGTCGGCGGTCTGGCCTCCACCCGTGCCGAGCACTTGCTTGAGCGCAAAGACCCCGGCGAAGTTGTCATCGACGAGTTGGTAGGGGTGTGGCTTGTGCTGCTGCCTTTTGAAAGTCCCAGTTTCTGGCTGGTGCTGGCGGCTTTTGCCTTTTTCCGGCTGTTCGACATCTGCAAGCCATGGCCCGTGCGGGCTTCTGAAAACTGGCTGCCCGCCGGGTTTGGCATCATGATCGATGATGTTGTGGCTGGCGTGTGGGCCTTGCTGTGCGTGGCTCTGCTGCGTGTGATGGGCCTTGTATAG
- the moaC gene encoding cyclic pyranopterin monophosphate synthase MoaC, translating to MNDNFTHLDSQGNVTMVDVGAKTPTERVAIAEAVVELAPATMELLIKNALPKGDVLTCAKIGGIMAAKRTGELIPMCHPLNLTYVDVRFTVTEMPPTVRIEAETRTVGPTGVEMEAIVAAQTAAATIYDMCKAVQRDIVISRVRLLHKRGGKSGEFNASDIDA from the coding sequence ATGAACGACAACTTTACGCATCTCGACAGCCAGGGCAACGTAACCATGGTGGATGTAGGCGCAAAAACGCCTACAGAACGAGTAGCCATAGCTGAAGCAGTTGTAGAACTGGCCCCGGCCACCATGGAACTGCTGATCAAAAACGCCTTGCCCAAGGGCGATGTGCTCACCTGCGCCAAGATTGGCGGCATTATGGCTGCCAAACGCACCGGCGAACTTATCCCCATGTGCCACCCCCTCAACCTCACCTATGTGGACGTGCGCTTTACGGTAACAGAAATGCCGCCCACGGTGCGTATTGAAGCGGAAACCCGCACGGTCGGCCCTACCGGCGTGGAGATGGAAGCCATTGTTGCGGCCCAGACCGCAGCGGCCACCATTTACGACATGTGCAAGGCCGTTCAGCGGGATATCGTCATCAGCCGTGTACGCCTGCTGCACAAACGCGGCGGCAAAAGCGGCGAATTCAACGCCTCGGATATTGACGCATGA
- the infA gene encoding translation initiation factor IF-1 encodes MAKEGSIEVDGVVQEALPNAMFRVELENGHEVLAHISGKMRKFYIRILPGDRVKVELSPYDLTRGRITYRMK; translated from the coding sequence ATGGCCAAGGAAGGATCAATCGAAGTAGACGGCGTGGTGCAGGAAGCTCTGCCCAACGCCATGTTCCGTGTGGAACTGGAGAACGGCCACGAAGTTCTGGCCCACATTTCCGGCAAGATGCGCAAGTTTTACATCCGCATTCTGCCCGGCGACCGCGTCAAGGTCGAGCTTTCCCCTTACGACCTTACCCGTGGGCGCATCACCTACCGCATGAAGTAG
- a CDS encoding FRG domain-containing protein, translating into MSKLNWDKWISNDGESSFCRTLNIVQINTPQALIQAVGYAKSVLSCEHIVFYRGQCSFYPSLIPYLFRDIAKDTDRTDIKINLALREKIKRLSTLINGSLKNELKGVYPPAIEGLLQHYGVPTRYLDFVDNIWVALWFASHKRLTAKGVNFSKYVKSKSEFSYVYIMKFGKASDPKEYKKLHDVKIDELQKDMDNGIFLTNESFQIIDLRLAVGSNFLRPHAQHGIVVRRYGDITTANYDFSDSIECILRIKTQDALDWLGTGSLSQESYMFPSPFYDIGYRTLHNILPQNAGIGEIDYVW; encoded by the coding sequence TTGTCGAAACTTAACTGGGACAAGTGGATATCAAATGATGGAGAAAGCTCCTTTTGCAGAACACTTAACATAGTTCAAATTAATACCCCCCAAGCCCTCATCCAAGCTGTTGGCTACGCAAAAAGTGTTCTTTCTTGTGAACATATTGTCTTTTACAGGGGCCAGTGTTCTTTTTACCCTTCTCTAATTCCATATTTATTTCGTGATATTGCAAAAGACACAGACAGGACAGACATCAAAATTAATTTGGCACTCAGAGAAAAGATTAAAAGATTAAGCACGTTAATAAATGGATCCCTCAAAAACGAGCTAAAAGGTGTATATCCACCCGCAATAGAAGGTCTATTGCAACACTATGGAGTACCAACAAGATATCTTGATTTTGTAGATAATATATGGGTTGCTCTCTGGTTTGCTTCTCACAAAAGATTAACTGCTAAAGGAGTTAATTTTTCTAAATATGTAAAAAGCAAATCTGAATTTTCTTATGTCTATATAATGAAATTTGGAAAAGCATCAGACCCCAAAGAATATAAAAAACTTCATGATGTTAAGATTGATGAACTTCAGAAAGATATGGACAATGGGATATTTTTAACAAATGAAAGCTTTCAAATAATTGACTTGAGACTCGCTGTAGGCAGCAATTTTTTAAGACCCCACGCACAGCATGGGATTGTTGTGCGAAGGTATGGCGATATAACCACTGCCAATTATGATTTCAGTGACAGCATAGAGTGTATTTTGCGAATAAAGACGCAAGATGCATTAGATTGGCTTGGCACTGGATCCCTTTCTCAAGAGTCCTACATGTTCCCATCCCCTTTTTATGATATTGGATATAGAACATTACACAACATACTTCCTCAAAATGCTGGAATTGGTGAAATTGACTATGTCTGGTAA
- a CDS encoding 4Fe-4S dicluster domain-containing protein gives MSLFVPPLRPPGAVDEETFLRKCVRCGKCVTACPHESIELAGGLGRARHTPQVRPRRKPCYLCMKCPPVCPTGALDTGVKEIARAGMGQAYILKDLCHNYKTGTMCMTCYDRCPLRGTAVVLSGGLVPAMTTACVGCGICDYVCPVQAVEIVPTSSRFVPPMAAPTEKAPGGKA, from the coding sequence ATGAGCCTTTTTGTGCCGCCTCTGCGCCCGCCGGGTGCTGTGGATGAAGAAACCTTTTTGCGCAAGTGCGTTCGTTGCGGCAAGTGTGTGACTGCCTGCCCGCACGAGAGCATTGAGCTGGCTGGCGGTCTGGGGCGCGCGCGGCATACGCCGCAGGTGCGCCCCCGCAGAAAACCCTGCTACCTTTGCATGAAGTGCCCGCCTGTATGCCCCACCGGGGCGCTGGACACGGGCGTAAAGGAAATTGCGCGGGCGGGAATGGGGCAGGCCTATATTCTTAAAGACCTCTGCCACAATTACAAAACCGGCACCATGTGCATGACCTGCTATGACCGCTGCCCCTTGCGCGGAACAGCCGTGGTGCTGAGCGGCGGGCTGGTGCCTGCCATGACCACGGCTTGCGTTGGGTGCGGCATCTGCGACTATGTCTGCCCGGTGCAGGCTGTGGAGATTGTTCCCACTTCATCCCGTTTTGTGCCGCCAATGGCGGCTCCCACGGAAAAAGCGCCCGGAGGCAAGGCATGA
- a CDS encoding 4Fe-4S binding protein encodes MKILAWARRGAQVLVVAGLCVLPWLNAAELRQISGSFFALDFFGIPFADPVGAAQVAATGFLPGERLLIGALISLALALVLGRVFCSWVCPYGFFSELAHWARGRQGSAHVKEGRAFAGKALLLGAGLAAVLVAGFPAMAIVSLPGELSLLPMLVWQGGDFWLLLGTVAVPLAALALELVAGKRLWCRFVCPQSVLLGAAAKCLPVKAPGLRIGWQAANCTCKGKAPCKQACSLELNPRRKGGPERRDCTHCGDCVNTCASYGKALEWRGWNVILKK; translated from the coding sequence ATGAAGATTCTCGCTTGGGCGCGACGCGGCGCGCAGGTGCTGGTGGTGGCGGGACTGTGCGTGCTGCCGTGGCTCAATGCAGCAGAATTGCGCCAGATCAGCGGCAGTTTTTTTGCGCTGGATTTTTTCGGCATTCCCTTTGCTGACCCGGTTGGCGCGGCCCAGGTTGCGGCCACAGGCTTTTTACCTGGTGAGCGTCTGCTGATCGGGGCCTTGATCTCGCTGGCGCTGGCATTAGTGCTGGGCAGAGTTTTTTGCTCGTGGGTATGCCCCTACGGATTTTTTTCCGAGTTGGCGCACTGGGCGCGTGGGCGTCAAGGCAGCGCGCACGTGAAGGAAGGGCGCGCGTTTGCGGGCAAGGCTCTGCTGCTGGGGGCAGGGCTTGCGGCGGTTCTGGTGGCGGGCTTTCCCGCAATGGCTATTGTTTCGTTGCCGGGCGAGCTGTCGCTCCTGCCCATGCTTGTATGGCAAGGCGGCGACTTCTGGTTGCTGCTTGGGACGGTGGCTGTGCCGCTGGCGGCGCTGGCGCTGGAGCTTGTGGCTGGCAAAAGACTGTGGTGCCGCTTTGTGTGCCCGCAGTCGGTACTGCTTGGCGCTGCGGCCAAATGCCTGCCCGTCAAAGCTCCGGGCCTGCGCATCGGCTGGCAGGCGGCAAACTGTACCTGCAAGGGCAAGGCTCCCTGCAAGCAGGCTTGCTCGCTTGAGCTGAATCCGCGCCGCAAGGGCGGGCCAGAGCGAAGGGACTGCACCCACTGCGGCGACTGCGTCAATACCTGCGCGAGCTACGGTAAGGCTCTGGAGTGGCGGGGATGGAATGTTATATTGAAAAAATAA